One Phoenix dactylifera cultivar Barhee BC4 chromosome 14, palm_55x_up_171113_PBpolish2nd_filt_p, whole genome shotgun sequence DNA window includes the following coding sequences:
- the LOC103708124 gene encoding GDSL esterase/lipase At5g03980-like: MASLSIYFSFLLSVLVVFQGFSNLAESKECFINAIYSFGDSIADTGNLLREGPAGFFAPIGSLPYGKTFKKPTGRCSDGLLMIDYFALALNLSFISPYLDRTANFDNGVNFAVAGATALDNSFFLKRATFPTVTNSPLSVQLEWFKTHLNSTCSSQTKCAKLLKRALFLVGEIGGNDYNYAFTQGTSIKKVMTYVPQVVQSIIKTAKEVIDVGAVQLVVPGNFPIGCMPSYLTMFFSLDPGAYDEKKCLKEYNAFAMHHNKQLQAALEDLRHAYPHVTIMYADYYQAFLHLLDKAPELGFDKDSLLQACCGVGGEHNFNMNIMCGMPGASTCSNPSKHISWDGIHLTQEAYKVMAQSLIMEGFAYPNYRVQEEWGC, from the exons ATGGCCTCTCTCAGCATCTACTTTTCTTTCCTGCTATCTGTGTTGGTAGTGTTCCAAGGTTTCTCAAACCTTGCAGAATCAAAAGAGTGCTTCATCAATGCCATATACAGCTTTGGTGACTCCATAGCCGACACAGGCAACCTTCTACGCGAGGGACCGGCCGGGTTCTTCGCTCCCATTGGCAGCCTTCCCTATGGAAAgaccttcaagaagcccacagGCCGCTGCTCCGACGGTCTTCTCATGATCGACTACTTTG CCTTGGCCCTCAACCTCTCATTCATAAGCCCTTACCTTGATAGGACTGCAAACTTTGATAATGGAGTTAATTTTGCTGTTGCTGGAGCTACGGCACTGGACAATTCCTTTTTCCTGAAGAGGGCTACTTTTCCAACCGTTACTAATAGCCCTCTCAGTGTTCAGCTTGAATGGTTCAAGACACATCTCAACTCAACATGCTCCTCGCAAACAA AGTGTGCTAAACTTCTTAAAAGGGCACTCTTCCTTGTTGGGGAGATTGGAGGCAATGATTATAATTATGCTTTTACCCAAGGAACATCTATAAAGAAGGTGATGACCTATGTGCCACAAGTTGTGCAAAGCATAATAAAGACTGCTAAG GAAGTCATTGATGTGGGAGCTGTTCAACTAGTTGTTCCTGGAAATTTTCCAATTGGATGCATGCCAAGCTACCTCACAATGTTCTTCTCCCTGGATCCCGGGGCTTACGATGAAAAAAAGTGCTTGAAAGAATATAATGCATTCgccatgcatcataacaaacaacTTCAGGCAGCACTTGAAGACCTCAGACATGCATACCCTCATGTTACAATCATGTATGCAGATTACTACCAAGCTTTCCTTCATCTCCTTGACAAGGCCCCAGAATTGG GGTTCGACAAGGATTCATTACTACAAGCATGTTGTGGAGTAGGTGGTGAGCACAACTTCAACATGAATATCATGTGTGGCATGCCTGGGGCTTCAACATGCTCTAACCCAAGCAAACACATCAGCTGGGATGGCATTCATCTTACACAGGAGGCATATAAGGTCATGGCACAATCACTGATAATGGAGGGATTTGCTTACCCAAATTACAGAGTCCAGGAGGAATGGGGGTGCTAG